Sequence from the Bos javanicus breed banteng chromosome 11, ARS-OSU_banteng_1.0, whole genome shotgun sequence genome:
GGTAGCCACAGGCAATCTGGGTGAGGGGAAGGATACGGGAATAGAAATGTCCACTTGCCTCTCCATGGTCTCCTCCATCCTGTTCCTCCCAAAGGGAGTGCTAGAGGGCGCTATTCCTTCTCCTGCAGTGCCTGGAGCCCTGCGGCAGCCTTAACCAGGTACCAGCTGCTTTCATCTTTGCAGTCTGGTCAAAAGTGCTGGAGATGTCTTTTCAGCATCTGCTAACAGGCTTATCCTTAAGGAAAGATGTGGGGCAAAGGGAGGAAGAATGCTCAACTCTACTAAGCTTCGCTTAAGACTCTTAGAGTCACAGGTGAAAAAACATGAGATACCAGATTTGCTTCTTGGTTTTGGATGCCCTTCCAGGTAGATTCCCACTTCATGGATCCTCACAGAAGTTAGGATTCAATCAGAGCTAGAAAAATACACAAGGGCTAAGGCTGAATTACAGGTTATAGAGGTCAGGGACCTTCTCACTGATCACTGCCATATTTAGCTCGACATGGCTATTTCATCAGCACATGTGTGGAAggacagggggtgggggtggggtattACACTTCTGGGTCTCTTCTCTCCTCAAAAGGGATCACAAGAATTAACTTTGCCGAAGTCAGACTCTCGAGGGTACGTAGTGCGAAATCAGTGGTCTCGAACTTCACGGAGCCCATCCACCAGACCTCCATCAGCAGAGGAGTCCAGAAGCAAGAACACCAGTCTTAAGGTAGAGATGGGCACGAAAGGGAAGAGCACATTGcagaataatagtaataataacagcaatgTGCATTGAtactttctatgtgccaggccctgttctgTGTACTTTATATCTTTCAGCTAATTAGTGtcacccactcccacccccactaATCCCCAGCGtaaggaaactgaaacacagagtCACCTAAGATTTCTCATTAGTAATGCCCACAGAACTAAATCAAAACCTAGAGTCTCTAGGTCTCTAAACGGCTCCCTGAATGATTAAACTCCACGGTTTCTCCTTCCTTACTTCAcacatttaaaaactattcattGAGTACTCAAGACTCAGAAGAGGGGGTGAAAAGGTCAACAAAGGAGATAAATTGTTGAAGAATACTAGGCTGTGTGACACTGTGAGCCCTTAACTAGGCCTagtcacacaaaagaaaaagtctGTCGTGAGATTAAGTTTTTGAATGCAGAGGGTGACCCGGTCCCAGGCACTGGGAGAAACAATCTGTCTATCTTTGTGAGGACTGGCTCAATAATTTAACCAAGAACTTGCCTTTTGAAACTTGTGAAACAGTCACAAAAGCTGGAATGATATATGGATACTTATAATCTCTCTTACACCTTAGTGAAAGAGTCCTTTCTCTAGAAAGATTGCTTCCAGCTTAAGAAGATGATTCTCTCCAGTTGAACTTCCCTGGCACAAGAAACTCTGAAGGGGAGTCACTTGATTCTCCAGCCTGCCGACCTTCCCAGTATTCGCTGCTTTAACTACAGGGGGCAAAGGTGGAGACACATGCCCCGAGATGATGCTTTATAGAGTCTTCAGTGGTGGGGACTTCCGGTCCAGCCACTCGCTGAGTTAAGTGGAGGTGGCAGGTGGAGACAGGGGCAAGCAAGGTCCCTTACTCAAGCCCTCTGTCCTACCTGGAGGTCTCTGACTAAGCAGGTGTATGTGAACAAAGTGACAGAACTTTGTAAAGTGTGTGCCGACTATGTAGGAGCAAGGAAAAGGACCTCCACCCTGTCTATCACaaaaggaaatgaacaaagaaagtgaaaggggcTGACAGGGCAGCTGGGGAAAATGAGAACTGTCTTTGTGTTCACATAACAGAAATGTCTAACATTTGGAGCCCCTTAAGCcctatttaagggcttccctcatagctcagtcggtaaagaatctgcctgcaatgcaggagacccaggttcgattcctgggttgggaagatcccctggagaaggaaatggcagcccactccggtattcttgcctggagaatccctagaggagcctggcaggctacagtccatagggtcgcaagagttggacacgacttagcgactaaattaCTACTTCTACTACTAAGCCCTATTTAAAAGAAGCTGAGATGAACCAGGATCCATGTAAGAGCTAGGAATGGAACAGACAGAAGGGACAGCTCCTTGATGCCAGCTGGGTGGAGAGGAGTACAGGGACCCTAAGCAAACATGGAACCCAGAGGCCCACTTTCTTGTTCCAGCTCCCCAATAGCTCCACGACCTCCCGGACTTCATCCACCTCCCCTAGCCATCAAGAGTCACCGAAACAGCTGTCAGCACAGCCCTCACCAACCACGCAAAACATGCCACTCGACTCACGGAATTCCATGTCCCCAGAGGCCCAGCTGCAGACCACATCCCGGCGCACCACCAAGTCTGAGAATCCTGACACCTGGTCTCACAGCACGGGGCGAGAGATGCGAGAAAGCCGGGAGAAGAGAGAGTCCCGGGACACGCGAGACATGTCCCGCTCCCGGGACTCGCACGATTCCAGGGACACACACCAGCGGGAATACTCGCGCACGCCTCCCTCTGAATGGAAATCCTATACTCAGCGCAGGATGCTCTACCCCTCTCAGATGGACCACGACTGTGTGTCCGAACTGGCCAGGAAacgagaggaagaggaggacgaGGATGAGGCCTACTGGGCGTCCGTGAGAACACTGTACGAGAAGACACCCAACTGCTCGCGCCCCAGGCCGGTGAGCAGGGCCTGCCTCCCCTGGGCACCCGGGTTTATCCCCACGCAGCCCAGCCCTGAGGCCTAGCTCCTCTCCGTGGTGCAGGGAAGCTCACTCAGGCCACTGCTTCTCCTCCCTAAACCTGCCCCTCTGCACTGTAGACGCCAGGATCCCATTCTTGGCTGTCTCCAGCATCCCAGTCCTCCAAGCCAGGACCACCTATTTGCTTCCCACCCTACCCTGGCATGAGCTCTATTCCTGACCCCTTTGTATCTGTGTGACTGTCCTCCTGTTGGTGCCCCTCTCTGCAGCCCAAACCCAAGCATGCCATCACTGTTGCTGTGTCATCCGGGGCACTCTTCAACATGATGGACAGCAGGAAAATCTATGATGAAGAGGGTCTGGAGAAATACATGGAGTATCAGCTTACCAACGAGAATGTCGTCTTGACCCCAGGGCCGGCCTTCCGCTTTGTCAAGGTACTCTGCAAAGCTGTCTCTGGCCCTCCAGGACTTTAGAGGGCAGGCAAGGACCCATGCCAACCCTTAGGATCTCATCCAGTTTTCCTATCATTCCTAGTCCACCCTTGTCATTTTTGCCATTTGCAAGTTGACCCTAGGTCACTTTGTATTTTCAAAGAAACTTCAACACTGTTGAGGGAGGGACTGCAGCCCGAGGTTTGGAACTCTGAGTCCAAATCCCGAGATCTGTAACAGAAACGATCATTCCCTCCACAGAAGGAGCAATAACCAGAAGCAATAGTGAGTTTACAATTCCAAGTAGTAGAAATGAAACACCCCATTCAAATATGATGAAATTCACATTAGCTTCTCCTGCCCCAaacacagcacattaaaaaagtCAAGATGCTCTTGGCACTTAGGGGCATGATTTTAATAGAGAAAGTAATCTTGGAATTTGCACTAAAATGTATAGCACTTCTAGCTCTGATCCCCTATACAGCTTATACAAATATGATACAATAACATCATAACCAGGCAGAAACAAATGACACCTCTGCTAGTTGTAAGTAGAAAGTAGTTATGGAGCATAGTGGAATCATTGGAGGAAACCACAAACCTATTCTAAAgactcacatttaaaaaatagacaaaatgctCACTTTGGCGGCACTTGTGctaaaattggaacaatataGAGACCATTAACATGGCCTCTGTGCAAGGATAACATGAGAACTCTTGAGGCAGCCTATATgtttcacaataaaaaataatcatcagATGATCAAAAAAGGCAGGTTTTatgaatcaaaaacaaaaatagacaaaccCTAAAAGGGTTAGCCTGATCTTATGTCTACCTCACAGAAATAATTCTAGTAAACCAAAACATCACCCatctttcaataaacatttgctgaggtCCTTTGTATGAGAGGCTGAAAATACTGAAATGAATGGCATAACCCTGCCTTAAAGGAGCCACAATCTCTCAGGGAAGAGTCTTCGGAGCTTGAATTGGACACCTAAGGGATCCGTTCCCTCCAGACCCCCGATGCCCACCTTGCCTGGCCCTCCTCACACACGTCCGTGTTTGTAACCTGCAGGCACTGCAGCATGTCAACTGTAGACTCCGTGAGCTGTATCCTGACGAACAGGACTTATTTGATATTGTACTGATGACTAATAACCATGCCCAAGTGGGAGTGCGGCTTATAAACAGCGTCAATCACTAcggtaagtaaaataaataacgtGTGGAGGAACAGCTTGCTGCTCTGGAAGAGAGAAGCCATGTTATTTTGCTCGCCGTGGCCTAACTAATGCAGCCTCTTTGATACTGACACCCCCTTCTGCGTGAGAATGTTTATTTGCCTATGTCAGAACAAGAGAGGCCATGTTCATTTTTAACTTCAGCCCAGAGTCGGGCCCAAAGCTCTGGACTTAACTTGTCAAGTGTGAATTTCAAAGTCTTAATCCCAGGCCCTGCAATATATTTCTCTGTTTTACGTTTTTCACTTCTGAACTTGACTTCAAGGAGCCGTCAGCCTAGGGCTTTCTCTGTGTGATCAGACTTCTTGCTCACCACAGATGCATGTTAAAGGTTTTAAGGTTTTTACCTTTCCTTTCCACTCTTAACATCTGACTCTCCCCGGCTGCTTGCCCCATACATCAAATTCATACCCATGCCAGCAAAACTGTCTTTATTCCTTTACAGGGAAAATTTGTTTGACACTAGACTCTTCATGACATCTCCATCAGTGTGTTAGAGAGTTTCAAGGGAGGTCCCCATTTTTCCTCTTATGAATTTACCTGACTTATGTGGAGACCTTTAGCCTATTTGCTAAGTGACATGTCCAGTCTTATGGGTATGTCcaagaaaaaataagatttaaatttGGTAAAAtgattatcctttaattaaaaataaataaacttaatttaaaaatacttttattactaaatataaaattactttctAAACAGTCCGTGCCAATTCATACTTTCATCCATAGTGTATGTAAGTGCCTATTTTACAGACTTCTCACCAGCAtctagtgtttttttaaaaactttggttGATTCAGAAGGCATTTAAAGGTCTATTAATTTTTAGTCTGATAATGACctcatttaaaatttcaagtcAAGAGAAACAATTTCAGACCTTTTGTTCTTCAGTTTTAGGGAAATAGTTTAAACCCTATCACTACTGACTATTACATTGTATTGTTACTAAGAAAATATGGGAATGGTACTTAAAAATAGAGCCACATCTCAGGTGGCCCTCTCATCAAGTGAGGAGGCTATAGCTGAAGTAAAGGTGCACTCTTCTAGCCTAGACAAGAGTCAATGTTATCTAGTAGGCTTAAACAAGTACTTATGTCTCAGTCTCCTTTTCTATAATGAGGATAATAATGCCTGCCATCACAGTTGTTGTGACAGTAAACTGGCGTGGCCTATCTGGACATACTTCATAAATTATTATGCAGCAGACACACCTACTATTATATAAAATAGCTGAGACATTTTTCAATATTGGTACTATGAACGTAATTCGAAAATTTCTCTAGGCACTCAGTTATTCTGAAGgcagctttaatttgcatttccagtaAGCATGCTGTCTTTAacttgctgccataacaaagtctTTCTTGCCTGATAATAGGATTACTAATTGACCGCTTCTGTCTGACTGGAGGAAAAAGCCCCATTGGCTATTTGAAGGCATATCTTACCAACTTGTATGTTTCTGCGGATTCTGACAAAGTACTAGAAGCAATACAAGAAGGTATtccttggtttttttctttctcgtTAATAAAGAAGTCTCACTAGTGTTTCCTTGGGCTCCAGTGATTATGTTGTTTACATCATTGTCACTGGATTTTCTGCTAAGGTGTTTCCACAAGTGGAAGCCCCTAAGTTTGTCTGTTAGAGCTTTGACCTTCCTTGAGGTGGACGTCTTCAGTGATTGTCCTACACCCATTTTACACCCTCCCATCCCTTATAGCAACAGAGGCAGCTCAAAGACA
This genomic interval carries:
- the NT5C1B gene encoding cytosolic 5'-nucleotidase 1B isoform X1 — its product is MSQTSLKQKKKNETGSRYSKDSLEGDKSRKDSEKSVRLTTQMRRAVIPNHSLRCCSMRGHPSCRRCLCAAEGKVLLSPCRTIRIYIHMCLLWEQGRQITMIRGSQELTLPKSDSRGYVVRNQWSRTSRSPSTRPPSAEESRSKNTSLKLPNSSTTSRTSSTSPSHQESPKQLSAQPSPTTQNMPLDSRNSMSPEAQLQTTSRRTTKSENPDTWSHSTGREMRESREKRESRDTRDMSRSRDSHDSRDTHQREYSRTPPSEWKSYTQRRMLYPSQMDHDCVSELARKREEEEDEDEAYWASVRTLYEKTPNCSRPRPPKPKHAITVAVSSGALFNMMDSRKIYDEEGLEKYMEYQLTNENVVLTPGPAFRFVKALQHVNCRLRELYPDEQDLFDIVLMTNNHAQVGVRLINSVNHYGLLIDRFCLTGGKSPIGYLKAYLTNLYVSADSDKVLEAIQEGIASATMYEGAKDMSYCDTQLRVVFDGDAVLFCEEPEHSTKDHGLDKCFQHEALADNKPLGQGPLKGFMEDLGRLQKKFYAKDERLCCPIRTYLVTARSAASSGARVLKTLRRWGLEIDEALFLAGAPKGPILAKIRPHLFFDDHMFHIEGAQKYGTTTAHVPYGISQK
- the NT5C1B gene encoding cytosolic 5'-nucleotidase 1B isoform X3; its protein translation is MSQTSLKQKKKNETGSRYSKDSLEGDKSRKDSEKSVRLTTQGSQELTLPKSDSRGYVVRNQWSRTSRSPSTRPPSAEESRSKNTSLKLPNSSTTSRTSSTSPSHQESPKQLSAQPSPTTQNMPLDSRNSMSPEAQLQTTSRRTTKSENPDTWSHSTGREMRESREKRESRDTRDMSRSRDSHDSRDTHQREYSRTPPSEWKSYTQRRMLYPSQMDHDCVSELARKREEEEDEDEAYWASVRTLYEKTPNCSRPRPPKPKHAITVAVSSGALFNMMDSRKIYDEEGLEKYMEYQLTNENVVLTPGPAFRFVKALQHVNCRLRELYPDEQDLFDIVLMTNNHAQVGVRLINSVNHYGLLIDRFCLTGGKSPIGYLKAYLTNLYVSADSDKVLEAIQEGIASATMYEGAKDMSYCDTQLRVVFDGDAVLFCEEPEHSTKDHGLDKCFQHEALADNKPLGQGPLKGFMEDLGRLQKKFYAKDERLCCPIRTYLVTARSAASSGARVLKTLRRWGLEIDEALFLAGAPKGPILAKIRPHLFFDDHMFHIEGAQKYGTTTAHVPYGISQK
- the NT5C1B gene encoding cytosolic 5'-nucleotidase 1B isoform X2, whose amino-acid sequence is MRRAVIPNHSLRCCSMRGHPSCRRCLCAAEGKVLLSPCRTIRIYIHMCLLWEQGRQITMIRGSQELTLPKSDSRGYVVRNQWSRTSRSPSTRPPSAEESRSKNTSLKLPNSSTTSRTSSTSPSHQESPKQLSAQPSPTTQNMPLDSRNSMSPEAQLQTTSRRTTKSENPDTWSHSTGREMRESREKRESRDTRDMSRSRDSHDSRDTHQREYSRTPPSEWKSYTQRRMLYPSQMDHDCVSELARKREEEEDEDEAYWASVRTLYEKTPNCSRPRPPKPKHAITVAVSSGALFNMMDSRKIYDEEGLEKYMEYQLTNENVVLTPGPAFRFVKALQHVNCRLRELYPDEQDLFDIVLMTNNHAQVGVRLINSVNHYGLLIDRFCLTGGKSPIGYLKAYLTNLYVSADSDKVLEAIQEGIASATMYEGAKDMSYCDTQLRVVFDGDAVLFCEEPEHSTKDHGLDKCFQHEALADNKPLGQGPLKGFMEDLGRLQKKFYAKDERLCCPIRTYLVTARSAASSGARVLKTLRRWGLEIDEALFLAGAPKGPILAKIRPHLFFDDHMFHIEGAQKYGTTTAHVPYGISQK